The region GCTCGCCTTCTGACTTCTGGATTGCCGCCTCACGGCCACCGGAAGCGATATTGATCTGCTCCTGCTTACGCCCTTCGGATGCCGCGATCAGCGCGCGCTTCTCGCGCTCGGCGGTGATCTGCGCCTGCATCGCGTGAAGAATTTCCTTGGGCGGCGTCAGGTCCTTGATCTCGTAGCGCAGCACCTTCACGCCCCAGTTCGACGCCGCCTCATCGAGCGACGACACGATGCTGTGGTTGATGAAGTCACGTTCTTCGAAAGTCTTGTCGAGTTCGAGTTTACCGATCACCGAGCGCAGCGTGGTCTGCGATAGCTGCGTAATCGCGAACACGAAGTTGCTCGAGCCGTACGACGCCTTCATGGGATCGGTGACCTGGAAATACAGCACGCCATCCACCTGCAATTGCGTGTTGTCGCGCGTAATACACACCTGGCTCGGCACTTCGAGTGGGATTTCCTTGAGGATGTGCTTGTATGCGATCCGGTCGACGAACGGAAACGCGAAGCTCAAGCCCGGTGTCAGCGTACGGTGATAGCGGCCGAGCCGCTCCAGCACCCACGCATGCTGCTGCGGCACGATCTTGAGCGTCTGTGCCGCCAGCACGATCACGATAATCAGCAACACCGCCCCGACGATGGTTGAATCCATTACTGCCCTCCGGTCCGTAGTTCGAATAGTTGTGCGTAGTTCTGTGCACGCATTGGTGCACGCTCAAGCCACGGTTGCCTTGGCTTTCGCTTGCCGGCTGGCCACGACGACGAGGCAACTGCCACGCATCTCGGCGATTTCATAGAACTGCGCATCTTCGGGCTCGCCGGCGGCCAGTTCGACGTCCCACGCAGCGCCGCGGTAATTGGCGCGCGCCCGGCGCTCGTGCCACGCCGGCACGCTCAAGGTCTGGCCAATGTCCAGATTGACGTCCGGGTTCTTCGACGCTTCTTTGCGCGCTCTGCGGCCGAAGCGCGAACGCCTCAGCAACAGGACCGCCGCCAGCGCCACGACAGCTGCAATCGCGAACTGCAGGTCGGCGGTCGCGCCCGCCAGATGCGCAATGGCAGCCGCAACGCAGCCCACCGCGATCATCAGCAAATAGAAAGTGCCGCTGATCAACTCCAGCACGACTAGCACACCCGCCCCGATCCACCAGAACAATCCACCTGGCGCCACGTCGACCTCCAGAAAGCAAAACACCCCGGATCTACCGGGGTGTTTATAGCACGAAGCGCGTGCATTTTATTGGGCGGTGCAGCACGCTTTTACGTGCTTTTGATGTAGCGCACCACCCTTTATGCAAGCTGCCTATCGGGCACCTGCCCGGGGCTTGTTTATTGCGCTTTTTTACTGCGCTTACTGCGCCGACGACTTCGCCAACTTCTGCCACGTCTCGATGATCGAGTCCGGGTTCAGCGAGATCGACTTGATGCCTTCATCGGTCAGCCATTGTGCGAAGTCAGGATGATCCGACGGGCCCTGGCCGCAGATACCGACGTACTTGTTCAGTCGCAGACACGTGTCGATCGCGCGCTTCAACAAGAACTTGACGGCCGGATCGCGCTCGTCGAAATCGACTGCCAGCAGTTCCATGCCCGAGTCGCGGTCGAGGCCGAGCGTGAGTTGCGTCAGGTCGTTCGAACCGATCGAGAAGCCGTCGAAGAATTGCAGGAATTCCTCGGCGAGAATCGCGTTCGACGGCACTTCGCACATCATGATCAGGCGCAAGCCCTTCTCACCGCGCTTCAGGCCGAACTTCTCCAGCAGCCCGACCACGCGCTCCGCCTGCTTCAGCGTACGCACGAACGGCACCATGATCTCGACGTTGTCGAGGCCCATATCTTCACGCACTTTCTTCAGCGCGATGCATTCCATCTGGAACGCTTCGGCGAAGTCGTCAGCGATGTAGCGCGATGCGCCACGGAAGCCCAGCATCGGGTTTTCTTCGTCCGGCTCGTAACGCGAACCGCCGATCAGCTTCTTGTACTCGTTCGACTTGAAGTCCGACAGACGCACGATCACAGGCTTCGGATAAAACGCCGCCGCGATCGTGGCGACACCTTCGGTCAGCTTGTCGACATAGAACGCGCGCGGCGATGCATGGCCACGCGCCACGCTCTCCACGGCCTTCTTCAGGTCCTGATCGATGTTCGGATACTCGAGAATCGCCTTCGGGTGAACGCCGATGTTGTTGTTGATGATGAATTCAAGCCGCGCCAGACCCACGCCTGCGTTCGGCAGTTGCGAGAAGTCGAAGGCCAACTGCGGGTTGCCGACGTTCATCATGATCTTCACCGGAATCGGCGGCAGTTCGCCGCGCTGCACTTCGGTGATTTCGGTTTCGAGCAGACCGTCGTAGATCTTGCCTTCGTCGCCTTCCGCGCAGGACACGGTCACCAGCGCGCCGTCCTTCAGCACGTCGGTCGCGTCGCCGCAGCCGACCACCGCCGGCACGCCCAGCTCACGCGCGATGATCGCCGCGTGGCAGGTACGGCCGCCACGGTTCGTGACAATGGCGGATGCGCGCTTCATCACCGGTTCCCAGTTCGGGTCGGTCATGTCGGCCACCAGCACGTCGCCCGGCTGCACACGGTCCATCTCCGACGGATCGTGGATCACGCGCACCGGACCCGCACCGATCTTCTGGCCGATTGCGCGGCCGGTCGTCAGCACGTTCGATTGGCCCTTCAGCTTGAAGCGTTGCTCGGCCTTCCCTGCAGCCTGGCTCTTCACCGTTTCCGGACGCGCCTGCAGAATGAAGATCTTGCCGTCGCGGCCGTCCTTGCCCCACTCGATGTCCATCGGACGCTCGTAGTGCTTTTCAATGATGACAGCGTATTTCGCGAGTTCGATCACGTCTTCGTCGGTGATCGAGAAGCGGTTGCGCTGCTCGTGTGCGACGTCGACGGTCTTCACGCGGCCTTGCTCGCCGGCCTTGGTGAATTCCATCTTGATCAGCTTCGAGCCGATCGAGCGGCGGATGATCGGGTACTTGCCTTGTGCGAGCGTGGTCTTGAAGACGTAGAACTCGTCCGGATTCACCGCGCCCTGCACGACCGTTTCGCCCAGGCCGTAGCTCGACGTGATGAAAACGGCGTCCTTGAAGCCCGATTCCGTGTCCAGCGTGAACATCACGCCTGCCGCACCGACGTCCGAGCGCACCATGCGCTGCACGCCTGCCGACAACGCGACTTCAGCATGGGTGAAGCCCTTGTGGACGCGATAGGAGATAGCCCGGTCGTTATACAGCGACGCGAACACGTGCTTCATGCGATCGAGCACGTCGTCGATGCCGACCACGTTGAGATAGCTTTCCTGCTGACCGGCAAACGATGCGTCCGGCAAGTCTTCTGCCGTTGCCGATGAACGCACGGCAAACGACAACTCTTCAGGCGAGCTGTTTTGCAGGGTCTCGAAACCTGCGCGGATATCCGCTTCGAGACGCGGCTGCATCGGGGCGTCGACGATCCATTGACGGATCTCCTTGCCCGCTTCGGCGAGCGCCTTCACGTCGTCGATATCAAGCGTTTCGAGACGTTTGGCAATGCGGTCAGTCAGATTGTTGTGATGCAAGAAGTCACGGAAAGCCAGCGCCGTGGTAGCGAAGCCAGTCGGCACGCGCACGCCGGCTTCGGCGAGCTGACTGATCATCTCGCCAAGCGACGCGTTCTTGCCGCCGACAATCTCCACATCGGTCATCCGCAACTGCTCGAACGGAACTACATACGCCTCTTCCTTTGCGACGGTAACTGCGTTAGTCATACAAGCCCCTAAGTGTGAAAGAAATTCACGGCTGTGCAAGTGGGCTTGGACGCGAGACGCCCATTGGAAGCGTGACCTCGCGTCTTGCACAACCTGTTGGAGAAGCAATCGCTGCAAATGGCCGGAAACACCAGAATCGCCAGAAGCACGACGTAGAAAGCGGTTGGACGAAATTACCGATCGATCCAACCCATTCGCCGCAAGTTGCCGGCTGAAAGCGCGGCGTTGACCGACCGTTCGCGGTAAGTTAGACGCCAATCGCCTGCAATTGCTTATCCAACAGGTTGCCGCTATTCTACCGTGCCGACTCTCAAAATGTGACAGTCGGACGAGAATTGCGCCTCGAATTGCGCCCCGGACCGGCTGACGGGCTTTTGCGAGGCCCCGCCGCCATCCGGGCGCAGTTGCGGTGCCCACGGTGCGCTGACATGACGCCGCTGTCATTCACGGTTAGCCACCGTGCAGCGATGTCAATGCAGCGATGTTTCATTCGAGCGCTTTTTCCCGCTCACGTTCCCCAGTCCCCCTGATGCCGCCCACCGTATTCATCGTCTCCGACGGTACCGGGATCACTGCCGAAACCTTCGCGCATTCGATCCTCTCCCAGTTCGACCAGAAATTCCGCCTGGTTCGCGTGCCCTTCGTCGACTCGACAGACAAAGCCTACGCCACGCTAGAAAAGATCAACGAAGCGATCCAGCAAGACGGCCGCCGTCCAATCGTCTTCACGACGCTGGTGGACAGCGCCTCGAATCAGATCGTCAAAGGCTCGAATGCGCTCGTGCTGGATATGTTCCAGACCTTCGTCGAGCCGCTCGAACAGGAACTGGAGCTCAAGTCGAGCCACGCGATGGGCCGTGGCCACCAGAACGCCGATACCGAGGAATACAAGAACCGGATCGAGGCGATCAACTTCTCGCTCGCCCACGACGACGGTCAATCGAACCGCAATCTGGCCGATGCCGACGTGATTCTGGTCGGCGTGTCGCGCAGCGGCAAGACCCCGACGAGCCTGTATCTGGCCATGCAGTACGGGGTGAAAGCGGCCAACTATCCGCTGATTCCGGAAGACTTCGAGCGCGGCAAGCTGCCTACGCCGCTATTGGCGCATCGGCAGAAAATGTTTGGTTTGTCGATCGATCCGCAGCGGCTGTCGGAGATCCGTAACGAGCGCAGGCCAGGCAGCAAGTACGCCGCGCCGGAAAATTGCCGCTACGAAATCAACGAAGCCGAAGCGATGATGCGGCGTGAAGGGGTCAAGTGGCTGTCGTCGACGCATAAGTCGATCGAAGAGATCGCGACGACGATTCTGCAGGAGATCAAGCTGGATCGGCCGGCTTATTGAGCGTAGCCCCTGAGCGCGGCCTGTCTTACCTACGCGCGTGGCGCTGAGGTAACCGTGGAGGCCGCCTCAGACCTGAAGTCAGTGCAAGGTCACGCGCGCCGCTGCTGGCGGCACTGTTCGAAGACACAAACCGCCGCCGCGGCCGCCACATTGAGCGATTCCATGCCGCCCGGCTGAGGAATCGTCACCCGCAAGGAAACCGCATCGCGCCAGGTCTGCGATACGCCCGCCCCTTCGTTGCCGAACACCCACGCGAGCGGTCCGCTCAGGTCGCAGTCGTAGATCGCCTCGGCACCATGCGAATCCGTAATGACGACCGGCACCGCGAGGCGCTCGATCAATACCTGCGCTTCGACATCTTCGTGGATCTGCAGCAGAAAATGCGCGCCCATGCCCGAGCGCAGCACCTTCGACGACCATGCGTAGGCGGTGCCCGGTGCGCAAAACACCTGCTGAATACCGGCGGCCGCCGCGCTGCGCAGAATCGAGCCGACGTTGCCGGCGTCCTGCACGCCATCGAGCACGAGGCAGGTTTGCGCGACCTTCTCCGGCAGCGGCGTGTCGAGCTTTTCGACCAGCAGCAGAATCCCGACACCGTGCACGACGTTCGACAACTGGCCGAACAATGCATCAGGCAGCGTAACGATACGGTGCTCGTCGATGCGCGACACAATGGCCTGCGCTTCGTCGTGACGCAGCGCGCCCTCCGTGACAATGCACGTTTCCGGCTGCCCGGCGACGTCGAGATACGCGCTCGCGAGATGGAACCCTTCGAGCAATGCGTGACCGCTACGACGTTGCTGAGGCGTCGAGCCGGCCAGCGCCTTGAGGCGCTTGTAGAGCGGATTGTCCCGCGAGGTGATGGCTTTCACAGGCAGCGAAGACAGTGAGAATGATGAAAGAGTGGGCGATGCGCCGGGCCGCACATGGCGCTCAGGCGCCGCTGCGCTCGCCGAAGGCGTCGTCGTCGAGCATGGCTTCGGTGAGTGCGCCGGACACGATGATCACGTTGCCGGTCGGCAGCTGCTTCGAAGCCGTGCCAAAACGCTGATACGCTTCACGCACCGGCGCGAACGAGCGCCGATGATGCTCGCAGGGTCCATGTTCGCGCAGCGCCGCGAGATGCTGTGGCGTGCCGTAGCCGGCATGCGCGTTAAAACCATAGACCGGATAGGTTTGATGCAACTCGAGCAGCATCCGGTCGCGCGTGACTTTGGCGAGAATCGACGCCGCCGAAATGCTCTTGACCAGGGCATCGCCGCCGATTACCGCCTCGCTGCGAATGCTCAGCGTCGGGCAGCGATTGCCGTCGATTTTCACGAGTGTCGGCACGACTGAGAGGCCTTCGACCGCCCGTTTCATCGCCAGCATGGTGGCGTGCAGGATGTTCAGCGTATCGATTTCTTCGACGCTAGCCGACGCGATACAGCAAGCCAACGCCCGGTCGACAATCTTGTCGTAGAGTTCGTCGCGCTTTTTGGCGGTGAGCGCTTTCGAATCGTCGAGCCCGCGAATCATTGGCTTCGACGGGTCGAAAATCACTGCTGCAGCGACCACCGGACCGGCCAGCGGCCCGCGCCCGGCTTCGTCGACGCCGCAGACGATGTCATCCGGCATCTCGAAGTCCAGACCGGCCTGCCGCGCCGCTGCGCCTACAGCGGCCGCAGCCTTGCGGCGTGGTGCGCGTGCGGTGGTCACGGCCGCGCCTTCCGCTTTTCGATGACGCTCGCCACGACTTCCGCCGCACGCTGCGCGGTGTTCTGCTTCAGCACGTGATGCATCTCCGTGAAGATTTCCGTCAGCGTGCGCCGGTTGCCCTCGTCGCGCAACTGTTTCAGCGTGGCCTCGGCGAGCGCCTGGGGCGTGGCGAAGTGCTGCAGAATTTCGGGCACGACGAAACGCCCCGCCAGAATGTTCGGCAAGCCGACGTATGGAAGATAGCCCTGACGACGCATGATCTGGCCGGTCAGCCAGGGCACCTTGTACGAGATCACCATCGGCTTTTTCAGCAGCGCGGCTTCCAGCGTCACCGTGCCGCTCTTGACGAGGATCGCATCGGCCGCCGTCATCGCGATTTGCGACTGGCCGTCGGTGATGGTCAGTGCCAGACCGGGATGCGAGTCGACCAGCGGCCGCAACATTTCGCGCAGTGCGGGCGTGGCCGCCGGCATCACGAAACGCAAACCCGGCTCCTGGTGCTGCATCATTTCCATCGCGGCGAAGAACGTCGGACCGATCAGATCGATCTCCGAGCGCCGGCTGCCGGGCAGCACCGCGATGATCGGACCGCTTTCCGCGAGGCCGAGCGCTCGCCGCGCGCCGAGCGTATCGGGTTCGATCGGGATCTCGTCAGCCAGTGGATGGCCCACGTAGGACGCCGCGACGCCAGCCTTTTCCAGCAGCGCCGTTTCGAACGGGAACACGCACAGCATATGGTCGACCGCCTTGGCGATCTTCTTGATGCGCCCGCCCCGCCACGCCCAGATGGACGGACAGACGAAGTGAATGGTCGGAATGCCCGCGTCGCGCAACGGATGCTCGAGGCCGAAGTTGAAATCGGGGGCATCCACGCCGACGAACACCGATGGCGGTTCAGCCAGCAGTTGGCGCTTCAGTTCGTTGCGGATGCCGAGGATCTCGGGAATATGCCGCAGTGCTTCGACATAGCCGCGCACCGTCAGCTTTTCCATCGGCCAGTGGGCGTCGAAGCCCGTGGCGATCATGCGTGGGCCGCCGATTCCGTAATACTGGGTAGCGGCGGGCAAACGGCTCGCGAGACCGTCGAGCAGCGACGCCGCCAGCAGGTCGCCGGACGGTTCGCCGGCCACCATCGCGACGCGCAGCGGACTCGGGTTCAAGGCCATCGGTTAGCGGATGATGCCGCGTTGCGACGCTTCGACAAACGCGAGCAGCGTTTGCACCGGCGCATCGCCATCGCCACCCGCGGACGCGAGTTCGCGCAACTGCAGCTTCGCTTCTTCCAGCGACAAGCCGTTCTTGTAGAGCAGCCGGTACGCCGAGCGCAACGCCGAGATCGCGTCCGGCGAGAAGCCGCGGCGGCGCAAGCCTTCGACGTTGATGCCGTGCGGCTCGGCCTTGTTGCCTGCCGCGATCACGAACGGCGGAATGTCCTGCACCAACGCCGACGCACCGCCGAGCATGGAGTGCTCACCAATGCGTACGAACTGATGCACGCCCGACATGCCGCCGATAATCGCGTGGTCGCCGATCGTCACGTGGCCGGCCATCTGCGCATTGCTCGACAAAATGACGTTGCTGCCGACGTGGCAATCGTGACCGATGTGGACGTACGCCATGATCCAGTTGTCGTCGCCCAGCGTGGTGACGCCCGCGTCCTGCACCGTGCCGGTGTGGATGGTGGTGAATTCACGGATCGTGTTGCGATTGCCGATCACGAGCCGGGTCGGCTCGTCCTTGTACTTCATGTCCTGCGGACGGCCGCCGACCGATGCGTAGTGGCCGATCCGGTTGTCTTCGCCGATCGTGGTGTGACCTTCGATCACGCTGTGCGAACCGACCGTGGTCCGTGCGCCAATCGTCACATGCGCGCCAATGACGGCATACGGTCCGATTTCGACGGATTCGTCGAGTTGCGCGCCCGGTTCGACGATCGCAGTGGGATGAATCCTGCTCATGCGTCCTCGCTTCTGATTCTGTTGCGTTGTCTGGATGGACGTAGCCGGAACTCGCAGGGCTCAGGGTAAGCCGCTGACTGCCCGGACCCCGATCTTTAAGCGTCTTTGTCCGTGTGCCGCACCGCGCACATCAGGTCGGCTTCCGCCGCCACGACACCATCCACTTCAGCGCGCGCCTTGAACTTCCAGATGCCACGCATATGACGCTCGAACGTGCAGTTCAGGATCAGCTGATCGCCCGGTTCCACTACGCGCTTGAAACGTGCATTGTCGATGCCTACGAACAGATACAGCGTGTTCGAAGGATCGCTGGGCTCTTCCGAAAACGTCAGCAGGGCTGCCGTTTGCGCGAGCGCTTCGAGGATCAGCACGCCGGGCATGACCGGACGGGTCGGAAAGTGACCCTGGAAATACGGCTCGTTGATCGACACGTTCTTCAACGCTTTGATGCTCTTATGCGGCTCGAGTTCGAGCACCCGGTCGACCAGCAGGATCGGGTAACGATGGGGCAGCAGCGTGAGAATCTTATGAATGTCGAGATTGATTTTTTCGGTGCTCATGGTGTTTCTACTCACGCATTAACGGCGCGATGATGACTGCGGATGCTGGTGCAGGTGGGTTGGTAACGCGTGCTGCCGACGCTTGCCGAGACCCGGCGGCCATGCCACCCGGTCACGACAACCGACTTTGCTTCCTGATGCTTGCCCGCCATTTTACGCGGTGCCGGCAGGTTGCTCCGCGGGTTTTTCTGCGAGTTGGCCTGCGGGTTTGCCCGCGCGTTGGCCCGCGCGTTTGCCTGATATCTCAGGTTTTGTCGCCTGCGGACTTGCTTGCTGCGTCGGCCGGCTTGCCTGCCGACGCAGCATTTTCGAGCGCCTTGATACGGTCACGGAGTTTGTCGATGTTACGCAGCAAAGCGGCGCTCTTGTTCCAGTCCCCATGATTTACCGCCGGGAACGCGCTCGTGTAGATGCCCGGCTTCAGCAACGACTTCGACACGCCGGACTTCGCCGTGACGATCACATAGTCAGCCAGCGTTACGTGACCGGCAATCCCTACCGCTCCGCCGATCATGCAATGACGGCCGATCGTGGTGCTGCCCGCGATGCCCGCGCAGCCGGCGATCACCGTGTAAGCGCCGACCTTGCAGTTGTGGCCGATCTGCACGAGATTGTCGATTTTCACGCACTCTTCGATGACCGTGTCGGCCATGGCGCCACGGTCGATGGTGGTATTCGCGCCGATTTCGACGTCTGCCGCGATCGACACACCGCCGACCTGTGGAATCTTCACCCAGCTGCCGGTACGCGCATCGCCTTCGCCGACGAAATCCGGCGCAAAACCAAACCCGTCCGAACCGATCACCGCACCCGCGTGCACGATCACGCGCTCGCCGAGCTTGCAGCCGTGGTACACCGCGACGTTCGGATACAGATGCGATCCCGCGCCGATCCGCGTGCCGCGGCCGATCACCACGTTGGCATCGAGGCGCACGTTTTCGCCGATCACCGCGCCGGCTTCTACCGTGACGTTCGGACCGATCACCGCGCTCGCGGCAATTTGCGCGGACGGGTCGATGGTCGCGCTCGGATGTACGCCGGGCACCGGCTTCGGCGCGGCCATGTCGATGAAGGTCTGCGCGACGCGCGCGAAGTAAGCGTACGGATTCGGCGTGACGATGAAGTTACGAGCTTCAAGGGAATTGAGCTTTGCGAGGTCGTCGGCGTTGATCAACACTGCGCCCGCACGGGTCGTCTCGACCTGCGACAGGTATTTCGGATTGGCGAGGAACGCCAGCTGGTCCGGGCCTGCCTGGTCGAGCGGCGCCAGACTGCCGACGCGCTGCGCCCCGTCTCCGACTACTTCACCGCCGAACTGTTGGACGATGTCCTCGAGCGTAAATGCCATGCCTATCCTGTCTCCTGTGTCGACCAGAGTTAGCGCTTTAGCGCTTACTCTGGTCCCATGCAACGCCGTCGACCAGAGTTAGCGCTTTAGTAGCGCTTACTCCGATCCCATGCCGCGCTCCGCCGCCCCCGGCAATCCCGCCCCGCCGCGGGCGACCCAGCATGCGCGTTCAGTTACCTGAGGCCGCGAGGGCCTTGAGCACCTGATCGGTAATGTCGATGCGCGGGCTCACGTACACCGCCTCCTGAACGATCAGGTCGTAGTGCTGCTGCTCGGCGATCTGCTTGATCACCTTGTTGGCCCGGTCGAGCACGGCCGCCAGCTCTTCGTTGCGCCGCTGGTTCAGGTCTTCGCGAAACTCGCGTTGTTTCCGCTGGAAGTCCGTATCCAGTTGCGACAGATCGCGCTGCTTCTGCGCACGATCGGCGGCCGACATCGACGCGCCGTTCTTGTCGAGCGAGTCGGACATCGCCTTCAGCTTCTGCGCCATGTCGGCCAGATCTTTGTCACGCTTGGCGAACTCCGCTTCGAGCTTGACCTGCGCAGCCTTCGCGGCAGCCGATTCACGCAGGATACGGTCCGAATTCACCGCAGCGATCCTGGCTTCCTGAGCGTGCGCGACTCCCGCCACGCCAACACCCAGCGTCATTGCCAGCGCAAACGCACACGCCACACGTTTCGAAAACATACCGGTTAGCAAAGTCATCCTCTCGATACTGTAGTTTGGCCGGGGCCGCCGCCGGGAGCCGCTCGTGCTGGCCGGGGCCGCCCGCCGCCCGCTCGCCGGCCGCCGGATCGCCGGCCGCCGGATCAGAATGCCGTCCCGATCTGGAACTGGAACTTCTGATACTGGTCGCCCGTGTGCTTCGTGAGCGGGAAGCCCAAGCTGAGCTTGAGCGGGCCGATCGGCGAGATCCACGCAAGACCTACACCGTAACCGTAACGCAGGCCATTCGCGCCGGTGCTGTTACCCTCCGTACCCCAGACGTTACCGCCGTCGAGGAACGTGAAGACACGCAACGTACGGTCGTATCCCGTGCCCGGCAGCGGGAACGTCAATTCGACGTTACCCACCAGCAGCTTCGAGCCGCCGATCGGGTCGTTCGTCTTCGCATCGCGCGGACCCAGCGAGCTCGGCTCGTAGCCCCGCACCGAACCGATACCGCCCGCGTAATAGTTCTTGAAAATCGGGTATGGCTTGCCGCCCATGCCGTTACCGTAACCGCCCTGGAAGTTGAAGCCCAGCACGAAACCGCGCGAGAACGAATAATAGTACTGCGCGTTGATGTCGGCCTTGTAGTACTGCGTGCTGCCGATCGGCGTGCCGTATTCGGCGTTCGCCTGCGTGAAGTAGCCGCGGCTCGGCACCAGTGCGCTGTCACGCGCGTCGCGCGACCAACCCACCGTGACCGGCACGTTGTTCGACACACGGCCGAATTCGTGCACGTAATCGATATAACTTTGCGGCGTGTTCGCGTCGATATCCAGCTGGTTCTGCTCGAGGCCGGCGCCGAAGTACACCGTGTCGACTTCGGAGAACGGAATACCGAACTTCAGGTCGCCACCGATCGTGACGATCTTGAAGCTCGAATCCGTCGAGTAGTACAGCGGCTGGTACGTACGGTAATAGACGTCGGTAATCCGCTTGATGCCGTCGACCGTGAAGTACGGGTCGACCTGCGTGACCGTCAAGGTACGGTACGTCTTGGCGGTATTCACGTTCACCGAGAGACTCGTACCCGAACCGAACACGTTGTCCTGCGACACGCCCGCGGAGAGCACCACCTTGTCGGTCGACGAGAAGCCCGCACCCAGCGTGATTGCGCCGGTCGGCTTTTCGGCCACCTTGACGTCCACATCGACCTGGTCCGGCGTGCCTTCGACCGGCACCGTAGTCACGTCGACATCGGTAAAGTAGCCAAGACGATTAATCCGGTCTTTCGACAGCGCGAGGCGGTTCGAATCGAACCATGAGCTTTCGAGCTGGCGCATTTCGCGGCGCACCACTTCGTCGCGAGTACGCGTGTTGCCGACCACGTTGATGCGGCGCACGTACACACGGCGGCTCGGGTCCACTTGCAGCGTCAGGTCGACCTTGTGGTGTTCCTGATCGATCTGCGGCTGCGCGTTGACAGTAGCGAACGCGTAGCCATATTCGCCCAGCTTGTCGACGATCGCCTTGGTGGTGGCTTGCAGCTTTTCAGCCGAGAAGCGGTCACCCGGTTTGATCTTGATGAGCTTGGCCAGCTCCGGCTCGCGGTCGAGCAGATTTCCCGCCAGCTTGATGCTATTGATCGTGTACGGCTCGCCTTCATGCAGCGTGACCGTCAGATACATGTCCTTCTTGTCCGGCGTGATCGATACCTGGGTCGACTCGATGTTGAACTCGAGGTAGCCGCGATTCAGGTAATACGAGCGGACGTTTTCGAGGTCGCCGGTGAGCTTGTCTTTCGCGTACAGGTCGTTCTTCGTGTACCACGAGAACCAGTTCGGCGTGGACAGCTGCATTTCGTCGCGCAGCGTACCCGTGCTGAACGCTTTGTTGCCGATGAAGTTGATCTGGCGGATCTTCGCGCTCGGACCTTCCGCCACCGAGAACAGCACCGACACGCGGTTGCGGTCGATCGGCGTGATCGTGGTGGTGACTTCGGCGGCATAGTAGCCACGCGTCAGATAC is a window of Paraburkholderia phytofirmans OLGA172 DNA encoding:
- the ppsA gene encoding phosphoenolpyruvate synthase, yielding MTNAVTVAKEEAYVVPFEQLRMTDVEIVGGKNASLGEMISQLAEAGVRVPTGFATTALAFRDFLHHNNLTDRIAKRLETLDIDDVKALAEAGKEIRQWIVDAPMQPRLEADIRAGFETLQNSSPEELSFAVRSSATAEDLPDASFAGQQESYLNVVGIDDVLDRMKHVFASLYNDRAISYRVHKGFTHAEVALSAGVQRMVRSDVGAAGVMFTLDTESGFKDAVFITSSYGLGETVVQGAVNPDEFYVFKTTLAQGKYPIIRRSIGSKLIKMEFTKAGEQGRVKTVDVAHEQRNRFSITDEDVIELAKYAVIIEKHYERPMDIEWGKDGRDGKIFILQARPETVKSQAAGKAEQRFKLKGQSNVLTTGRAIGQKIGAGPVRVIHDPSEMDRVQPGDVLVADMTDPNWEPVMKRASAIVTNRGGRTCHAAIIARELGVPAVVGCGDATDVLKDGALVTVSCAEGDEGKIYDGLLETEITEVQRGELPPIPVKIMMNVGNPQLAFDFSQLPNAGVGLARLEFIINNNIGVHPKAILEYPNIDQDLKKAVESVARGHASPRAFYVDKLTEGVATIAAAFYPKPVIVRLSDFKSNEYKKLIGGSRYEPDEENPMLGFRGASRYIADDFAEAFQMECIALKKVREDMGLDNVEIMVPFVRTLKQAERVVGLLEKFGLKRGEKGLRLIMMCEVPSNAILAEEFLQFFDGFSIGSNDLTQLTLGLDRDSGMELLAVDFDERDPAVKFLLKRAIDTCLRLNKYVGICGQGPSDHPDFAQWLTDEGIKSISLNPDSIIETWQKLAKSSAQ
- a CDS encoding SPFH domain-containing protein, producing MDSTIVGAVLLIIVIVLAAQTLKIVPQQHAWVLERLGRYHRTLTPGLSFAFPFVDRIAYKHILKEIPLEVPSQVCITRDNTQLQVDGVLYFQVTDPMKASYGSSNFVFAITQLSQTTLRSVIGKLELDKTFEERDFINHSIVSSLDEAASNWGVKVLRYEIKDLTPPKEILHAMQAQITAEREKRALIAASEGRKQEQINIASGGREAAIQKSEGERQAAINQAQGQASAILAVAEANSQAIQKIAAAIQSNGGMEAVNLKVAEQYVNAFGNLAKQGTTLIVPGNLADMSSMIASALTIVSKGKGATEVR
- a CDS encoding TrmH family RNA methyltransferase → MKAITSRDNPLYKRLKALAGSTPQQRRSGHALLEGFHLASAYLDVAGQPETCIVTEGALRHDEAQAIVSRIDEHRIVTLPDALFGQLSNVVHGVGILLLVEKLDTPLPEKVAQTCLVLDGVQDAGNVGSILRSAAAAGIQQVFCAPGTAYAWSSKVLRSGMGAHFLLQIHEDVEAQVLIERLAVPVVITDSHGAEAIYDCDLSGPLAWVFGNEGAGVSQTWRDAVSLRVTIPQPGGMESLNVAAAAAVCVFEQCRQQRRA
- a CDS encoding NfeD family protein, with amino-acid sequence MAPGGLFWWIGAGVLVVLELISGTFYLLMIAVGCVAAAIAHLAGATADLQFAIAAVVALAAVLLLRRSRFGRRARKEASKNPDVNLDIGQTLSVPAWHERRARANYRGAAWDVELAAGEPEDAQFYEIAEMRGSCLVVVASRQAKAKATVA
- the rnhB gene encoding ribonuclease HII — its product is MTTARAPRRKAAAAVGAAARQAGLDFEMPDDIVCGVDEAGRGPLAGPVVAAAVIFDPSKPMIRGLDDSKALTAKKRDELYDKIVDRALACCIASASVEEIDTLNILHATMLAMKRAVEGLSVVPTLVKIDGNRCPTLSIRSEAVIGGDALVKSISAASILAKVTRDRMLLELHQTYPVYGFNAHAGYGTPQHLAALREHGPCEHHRRSFAPVREAYQRFGTASKQLPTGNVIIVSGALTEAMLDDDAFGERSGA
- the ppsR gene encoding pyruvate, water dikinase regulatory protein, with translation MPPTVFIVSDGTGITAETFAHSILSQFDQKFRLVRVPFVDSTDKAYATLEKINEAIQQDGRRPIVFTTLVDSASNQIVKGSNALVLDMFQTFVEPLEQELELKSSHAMGRGHQNADTEEYKNRIEAINFSLAHDDGQSNRNLADADVILVGVSRSGKTPTSLYLAMQYGVKAANYPLIPEDFERGKLPTPLLAHRQKMFGLSIDPQRLSEIRNERRPGSKYAAPENCRYEINEAEAMMRREGVKWLSSTHKSIEEIATTILQEIKLDRPAY